Genomic segment of Apium graveolens cultivar Ventura chromosome 7, ASM990537v1, whole genome shotgun sequence:
CTTCCTATTTTTAAGAgcgaaaaatatatattatttaagaGTTAGAAGAAATTCTATAACTTATGAGAAGGCTTACAATTTTAAaggtttttaatataaaaaataagaCATTAACCTCGATACATAAAGACTGTAACAGATGCCGGAATCACAATTTTGGGTTCAATTTCAGTAACTTGGTACAATGATTCAAAATTTGTTGGCAAAGAACGGCTAAAACACACTTGGATGGCCCTCCTAAAACGAATATAATAAAACGTCAAGCACTTATGGATGTTCAATAGTATTAATACGAAAAATATGAAAATTGGAGGATGGCGTAGTATTTTTATAACTGTCAAAAATTTTATTGAAGAGTCTTACACGCCATCTAAAATTATGAAGCGTAACACTTCCTTTGCACCAAATCTTGTCATAATAGATTGTACTGGTTGCAGGAGTTCAACAATTCCAATAACATCTACAACAATAAACTTAAAGTTAAAAACAACAAATTGTAAGTGATTTGTTCTAAAATTTAATACGCAATACCAGTGGAATAAATAGGAAGCTCATTGAGAGCAGAACAATGAAGAGAATTATATAGGAGCGTCACAGGAACCAAATTAAATTTATGGCGCCATATACTCAAAATTTCCTCAGGTTCCAACACCACCACATTGTTGGGAAGAAACATGATGTAATTTGCAGAACGTACATGCCTCAAAAACCCAGCAGCTGGAAGAACATGAACATTTCTGATACGTAACAATGTGCCAGGATTAATAATAAAGGCAAACAAATTCCAAAGAGCTGGTGGAACAATTGCAAGTATGTGATTATTCTGCAAAAAAGAAAATCTTAGGATAGAGGCTGGAAAACACAATCATAGATTTGGTATAAGTTATATAGTTATTCAATCAAACCTCACAGTCCAATAGAATAAGATTGTGCCTGACTAAAACACCTTGTCGATTAGTTGATACCCACATTCTTGTCACACGGATCTTCAAAGTCCAAGCAGTATGATTACCATCCAAATTGGATAAATGATGATGGTCTTGCATATCTGAGTAATGAAAAAGTTAATAGATATTATCAAAAAGGAGTATGTTAAATGTTCATATCAACAAAGAGGTAATGAATTGGAAttatacttggatgttctgccATATGAACTCTGAAATTAGTTTATGAGTTGGATATATAGAAAAAAAATACGAATGTGTGGATCGTTTAAGACAATCGGCTGTATTTTTAATAAAGATATACATTATCTTTATAGTTAAGGTGATATGCTGATAATTAGTCCATGAAAATCTTAATCAATAGATATCTATTAGAGTTGTATGATGATCCTTAACAGCTTACACTAATATTAGCATGGAAAAAAGATTGTGTTAAAATAGAAGATCAATTAGTAACATAAATATGATATTAAACAAGTATTTAAATATGAGCTAGTTATCTGATAGATATTGTTGTTATCCCATAATCTTCTCTGATTATCATAATGTCTCCTTATCAATATAAAACATATCACATCTAATTATATTGAGAATTTGAAATGCATAAAAAACTATTCGAGAATCTGCCTTTTACTTCACATATGAGCATCAATAAACAATATGACATGAtgtaattttaatttaataacaaataatttctCAAACTATCAATTATAATAAAATGATGAGTAACTTAGTCAGGATTGTAAATGTGCAATACAAATAACTAATCTGATACATTTTCATCATTTATGCTTGGTAGGTTGTAAAATACTTCTTCATAGACTACATTGATGTAATATTTGCGGTGGTACCATCATCACTGTCGATGAGAATGTGGAGACCTTCTGGTCTTGTAACTCTTGAGATGGCAACGTAGACATGGCTATGAGAAAACACTGCTCTGGGAAGGTATAGACCAACCGTGTCAAGTGATTGGCCCTGGCTCTTATTAATTGTCATTGTATAATAAATCTGGAGTGGGAACTGAATTCTTTTAAACTCAAAAGGCCAGCTGGTATCTGTTGGAATCATCTCTATCCTCGGGATCAAATTTTTTGAGCCAACATGGGATCCGCATAATATTTCACACTCAATACTATTCTTCTTGCATGATGTCACAATGATTCACGTGCCATTACACAATCCCATAATTTGGTTTAAATTTCTCATAAGCATGGCAACGACGTCAACCTTGATGTTTAACTCGTGCTTAGGAATGTAAGGCATATTTAATGAGTTCAGGTACTCTACTGGAAATGCTGATCTGAATTCATTATCTTCATCACCAGCATCGTCAATTGAATCCTGACTATAATATGTGTGTAGAGTTCCAGGAATTTTCTCAAGAATGATGTTATTGATGTCGTCCACCACAATATTAGTTGGTGTTAGGATAGCTCTTGATCTTAGATAAGAATGTGAAGACATGTTTCTTAGAAAATCCGGGTAAGTAATTTCAAAAAGACTTTCTATAGGATTTTGCGTGGTATGAACAACATATTGATCTGGAATCTTTATTAGCATTTCACCAGTGTCTGCATCAGGACTAAAGTTCTCAACTTTACCATCGCCAACTAAAAGCTGCCATTTACTGAAATCCGCTATAACCTTATTCTCCATTTCTGTATTTCCTGCATGAAGCCGCATATTTTGCTTAAGTAAAAATACTTGGTGAAATTTCCAAATATTTGATTTATTGAGGGTGGAACCTACTACTTCAGCTCTGGATGCCTTTGGAATCACGGGTAAAATCTGCCTATAATCTCCGCCAAAAACTACTGTGATACCACCAAATGgcttcttttctctccttttgtCAATAGCAGACATTATATCCCTCAAAGAATGATCAACAGATTCAAAGGCATGACGATGTTTCATTGGCGCTTCATCCCAAATGATCGAATCAATTTGTTGGATTAATTCTGTAATATCGGTTCCATGTCTGATTCCGGCCGTAATGTCCTGATCAAGTTTCAAAGGAATATGGAATCTTGAATGTGCAGTTCTACCACCAGGAAACAATACGGCTGCTATTCCATATGAGGCAACAGGAAGCACAATCTTTCCTTCTGAACGAAGGCGACAACATAATGTCTGCCAAAGAAATGTCTTGCCACATCCTCCACTTCCATATATAAAGAAAACACCACTTACCTTATTATAAACATTTTGTATGATAGAATCGTAAACGTTCTTCTGTTCAGGGTTGAGCATTCCACGATTCTTTTCATGCAAAATTTTTAGTTCTTCTTTATCATATGAAGTTTCTTCTTGGAGTAGTCTGTTAACAGCATTGCTAAAATAAAATTCACTTGGAAATGGCATTGTCGCGAAGTCCTTCAAACTTTTCCCGATGTCATTAAACAAATTTTCAATTTCTGCAGGCAAAACTATATATGAAGTGTTATGTTAGTTTAAAAGTATACTACATATAATATCTAAAACAGAATTATATTAATTATTCAGGTAGTATGATAATGAGATATAAATCGACAAGTGCATAATTCTTCAAATCTTCGTCTGATAGGTATATATGAGGATCATTAAGCATATGTCGCCTGATTATGAGAATATCGTCTGACATACATTGCCAATTAGCTTTCCAAAGTCTAAGTGGATCTGAAATAGGACTATATGCCAAAATATTAACAAACATTGCACGTAACTATGGAGGCAATGATGTATGGGAGTTCTCGACAATTGCTTCATGCCATTGGTTGTCATTTTGTAGAAGACCAAGGGCCGCATATGCTTTCTTAAATGTTTCGTGGATGTGTCCATTAACATTTTTAAGATCTTTAAAAGACCTGGAACCTTTCTTCCTAAGTAACAGCATGCGGAGATATAATAGTTCACCACTTGATGAATGCACTTCAGAGAGTCTCCCAATAACATATCctcttttcctttctttccagATACCAGGTCGAGGATGCCAAGTAAATTTATTTGGAAATTCAGAATAACTATAATTCCTCGTATTTGGGAAAGTCTGATTTGCATCAAACCATACTTCTAACTTGGTTTTTTTGATATTTCCTTGTCGCAAACATCCTCCAAGACATCTCCAGCCTTAAACGAAACATGCTTCTCGCCTGGTAAATGTATCGGTTACCTCTCTACCGATGGCAAACGTGAATGAATGTCAAAAGAAAATATCCTCCAAGATGCTTCTGACACGCAAACATATCTCCCATCCAAATAATGTTTTACCTCATCAATCGGACCTTTTGGTGCTTTTTTTGGGATTGTTACAGAAGTACATGTACGTGTTTTCCTCAAATACATTGTTGTCGTGTCATGACCCTTTAAATAGTATTTGAAAAGGTAATTTAATGATCTTGAATTATTGCAAATCTCCAGATTCATGTGACATTGAAAATGCACCAAAAGATCGCGATTGAATGGGACAACAAAGCGATTATCAAGATTGACCCCCTTCTTGTTAATGGTAATTCCAGTCCTTCTTTTATATATGGGGAATCCACACTCATCAAAATATGTATGAGAATTATACCTGTAACAAAacatatttaaaattgtaaaaaatcTGGTAATAAAATTGGAGTTATTAACAAAGTAAAGTATTTATAATTTAAGGATCTTAATGAAAATACCGCTTAGGAAAATGCTTTATACAGTTGCCTTTGTCCATGCATGGAGATTTAGTATATTTAGAACCACATGGTCCGTGGATCATATAATTGCTCAAGACATTATATCTAACTGGATCAATTTCTGGATCGGAAATTTCAGCTAATACCATTTTATCAATTTGCTCAGTTGTTTTAGGTCTATCGTCGGGGTGCAACCAAATTAATATATGAGCGTGAGGCAATCCACGCTTCTGGAATTCAATTACATGCATCACTATGGAAATATTGTAGAAAAACGGTTAGTACCAGGCAAAATATATACTAAAAGTGCATTTTGATAGAACAATTTAGGAATAATTGTGTGAGTATAAAAAAACTTAGCGAAAATTATACCTCCTATATATCTGccaatttttttttcattttaatcATATCTATAAGTTGATCAACCTTCATTTTAAAGACTCTGGCTACAACATCAGGTGCATCAGCAACATCAACACCATGCATATGTTTTAACATGCGCTGAATTTCGGGCCATTTTGTATTAGTGGTCATAGTAAGGAACAATGAAGGATGTCCTAAAGTTCGACATATTGCTAATGAGTCTTTAAAATACTGAGTCATATAGCACTTACTTCCGATGAATGAAGCGGGAAGAATGATTACTTTACCAATATTGGATGGATTTCTATCTCCCTTTTGCATTGCATCTCTAATATTATGGTAGAGATCAGATCTTATAGTAGTTTGATGGTCTCTAATCCAGTCCAATCTGTACTGCTCAATTGCAGTGAAAGCATCCATAATATATTGCTACCATAAATGACCTCCAAGATGTGGTGTCAAACCTGTTACAGTAGAAGGTATAAATGAATCGAATATAAACTAATTATCACAAAGTTGAACAGCTGAATGAGAAATTATACTTCTGTTAAATAGAAAATTTGTACCTTCTGAAAGACGTATCATtagtttataattataaaactcTCTCATTGTAATATACTCTCTAGCACCTTTTTCGTCAGGATCTTCAAATTCAGTAACTTCTACGTCTCTCTTAGAATGCTTTACAGGTCTATTTAATGGGATCTCACGGTAATATCCAATATCTCCGTGAGGAAAAAGTAATGGATATTGAAGTTGCATGAAACATGGATCGGTCACAAAAATCCTCTGTAATCCGTCAACTCTAGAATCAATGATAGTACCTCGACAGCCTTTTGCATAAGGGAAGTAACAATCAATCCTGCTACCTCATTTGATGGAGTAATGTGATTTGGTCGGCCAGTTGCTGAACTCGATGAAATCAGAACCAATTTAAACTTATCTACTGCATTTTGCCTAACCCTTTCGCGAGCCATACAAAAACCTTTAACCAACCTGTTATGCTCATCCAACATATGCAACAAAGATTGTACAATTTCTTCATTAACATCATCCCTGCCACCATTAACTACATTAATCCTGTTGTTGATTTCATCCTCTGTGTCATAGATATAAAGCTGACAAAACTTTGGAGTGTTATTGTCAGTTGGGACCAGGCTTCCTATATTGTGGTAATTAACACCTTGGACCTTGAAGCAATATGGCGCACCACCTCTGTTTATTGAATGGTCAATCTTTCCTCCAATAGAACTCATGCCAAACATGCAGTTGTAAAACCTTATGTTTTATTTGAAATGCTTAAAATGAACACCACCAGTAAGGAGAGTAGCCAGAGGTTCATGAGGCTGTTTGTCCTTATCTAGTTCGACTTGACCATTTTTACAACAAAGAGAAAATGTTGGTGGCTTATTAGGAGAACTCTTATTATTTTTCCTAGATTCCACATGACAGCATCACACTTTGAACAGATTTTATCAGGAGCTCCAAGATCCAAGTATCTGTCCCACATAGAATGATTATTGCTCAAATATTCTTCATCAATATCCTCAATATCACTTGCCATGTCTGTCACAAAAAAtgcaaatttttaaaaatcatcaTTGAGCAAAAGTATGTGATGCTTCAGACAGTAAAACAATTATTAATGTCCTGTAGAATTAAACaaattattcgaaaataaataattaataccTCCACATGTTGTATCACTGTCGATGGTAACATTGTCATCAACATCGTTGAACTCATTCATTAAATTTTTTTGCCTAGAACTTTCACCTTTTTCAAATGTACTCTTTACATTTGCTGTATTGAACGACGAAGGACCTGGTGATAGTTTTCCACAAAACTTTTTTGAATGATTCTGTTCTTCTTCACTGTCAGCAACAATTTTCTTTTTGACACCTTTTTGTTTGTGAACGGTTGTCACACAGGATTCAGGAATTGAGAATATGAGAGAACTGTTTCCACTGTTGTTAATATTCTGAATTTCTGCATTTTTACTATTATGTTCTGAATGATATACATTAGTAGATGCACGGTATTAAACATGACACGTTGTTTAAATAATCCTTCAGAGTTTTGTAATTCAGGAATAAGCCGCAAAATTTGATACCTTTGACAGGAACGTTTGGCGATATTATGCGTTGAAATTGTTTTTTACTTTGTTTAGCTATCTGAGACGAGGAATACATTCctgaaaaaatatttttcagaatacTGGAATTTTTAGAATTTGACATAATTTCGTAATCAACTGATACATCCAGAATTGCATTTTATTGTTTAAAAAATTACCTGATGACTATGTATTAGTTGTAGAAGAAAACTGAATATTAGGCGATGACGTACATTGTCCAAATATTTTTCTCAAATCTGGTAAGGTGCTACAAAATACACCGAGATCTTCTTTGTTGAAATTCTTTGGACGAATCCTAACTTTATGCACTACATAGAAGATGGGAAACATATTTTAGCATATGCGCTGATAAACACTCATACATAAACTGAAATAAGAAGTTAATGAAAGTAATGAAAATTAACCTGATTTTGAATTTGATGGAATATTAGGAGATATATTTTAATCAAATCTTGATAGAGGACTCGGCAGACACGATTGTGATTTTTTTACCGCAACAGGATGCATCATAGATCTATTGTTCATTGCTGCAACTATTCCCACAAAATCCATAATTTCAAAAGCAATTTTATAACAGATGTATCAGAAAAATGA
This window contains:
- the LOC141674408 gene encoding ATP-dependent DNA helicase PIF1-like; this encodes MFVNILAYSPISDPLRLWKANWQFLPAEIENLFNDIGKSLKDFATMPFPSEFYFSNAVNRLLQEETSYDKEELKILHEKNRGMLNPEQKNVYDSIIQNVYNKVSGVFFIYGSGGCGKTFLWQTLCCRLRSEGKIVLPVASYGIAAVLFPGGRTAHSRFHIPLKLDQDITAGIRHGTDITELIQQIDSIIWDEAPMKHRHAFESVDHSLRDIMSAIDKRREKKPFGGITVVFGGDYRQILPVIPKASRAEVVGSTLNKSNIWKFHQVFLLKQNMRLHAGNTEMENKVIADFSKWQLLVGDGKVENFSPDADTGEMLIKIPDQYVVHTTQNPIESLFEITYPDFLRNMSSHSYLRSRAILTPTNIVVDDINNIILEKIPGTLHTYYSQDSIDDAGDEDNEFRSAFPVEYLNSLNMPYIPKHELNIKVDVVAMLMRNLNQIMGLCNGT